AACCCTACTCCGATGACGATCAAGAGGGACGTCCCACCGAAATAAAACGGCACGTTCATCTTATAGATCAAGAATTCAGGAATAACGCACACAATGGCAAGATAGATAGCCCCAGCGAATGTAATCTTTGTCAGCACATTATAGATATAGTCGGAAGTCCTCTGTCCAGGCCGAATGCCAGGAACAAATCCTCCGTACTTTTTCATGTTGTCAGCCATATCAACAGGATTCAAAACCACGGCCGTGTAAAAGAAACAGAAGAACAGGATGAGCCCGACATACATGAGCGTATAGAGTAAAGATCCTGGCGCAAGCTGCGCTCCAATCGCCTTTACCCAAGGAGTCTCGAAGAAGCCCGCAATCGTTGCCGGGAATGCTATAATCGATGAGGCAAAGATCGGTGGAATGACACCAGCCGTATTAATCTTCAGCGGAATATGTGTACTCTGCCCACCAAAAACGCGACGCCCTACGACACGCTTTGCATACTGAACAGGTATCTTCCGACGCCCGCTTTCAAGAAAGACAATCGCAGCCACCACGGTGACCATCAACACAGCAAGACCGACCAGCAAGATTATATTAAGCTGTCCGACCTTGTAGAGATCAAAGGTCTGGGCTACTGCTGCTGGCAGACGGGCAACAATGCCTGAGAAAATGATGAGCGAAATTCCGTTACCGATTCCGCGTTCGGTAATCTGCTCGCCGAGCCACATGAGAAAGCCAGTACCGGCCGTGAGCGTAATGACCGTCATCAGACGGAAGGCCCATCCTCCGTTCAACACGAAGGCGCCTTGGTTCATTTGCTCAAGTCCAATCGCAATACCAAACCCCTGAATCAATGCGATAACGATCGTCCCAAAGCGGGTGTACTGAATAATTTTCTTGCGACCACGCTCCCCCTCTTTCGCAAGCTTCGAGAGGTGCGGCACAACCACGGTCAGCAACTGTAGAATAATAGACGCACTGATATAGGGCATAATGCCCAATGCGAAAATCGTCAGTCTGGAGAGTGATCCGCCCGAGAAGATGTCCAAGAATCCGAGGAGCGCGCCACCCTGCTTTGCCAAAAAGTCGGAGAGCGCATCGCCATTGATGCCAGGTGTAGGAATGTGAGCTCCCACTCGATAGACAACGAGCATCCCCAGCGTAAACAGGACTCGGGTCCTTAGCTCAGGAATCTTAAAAATATTCTGGAAGCTGGTAAAAAGTCGCTCAAGCACCGCCGATAACCTCGACTCGCCCACCGGCAGCTTGGATCTTAGCCTTGGCTGATTCGCTGAATTTATGCGCCTGAATGACCAACGGCTTGGTCAGCTCACCGTTTCCTAAAATTTTAATCTGCAAGCGCTTGCGCTTGACCAGCCCTGCATCCACCAACGCCTGCGGCGTCACAGTCGAAGGACCGGTCCAGGTTTCAAAGCTCTTCAGATTCAAAACATTGTATTCAGTTCTGAATGGGTTCGTGAAACCA
Above is a genomic segment from Nitrospira lenta containing:
- the secY gene encoding preprotein translocase subunit SecY, translating into MLERLFTSFQNIFKIPELRTRVLFTLGMLVVYRVGAHIPTPGINGDALSDFLAKQGGALLGFLDIFSGGSLSRLTIFALGIMPYISASIILQLLTVVVPHLSKLAKEGERGRKKIIQYTRFGTIVIALIQGFGIAIGLEQMNQGAFVLNGGWAFRLMTVITLTAGTGFLMWLGEQITERGIGNGISLIIFSGIVARLPAAVAQTFDLYKVGQLNIILLVGLAVLMVTVVAAIVFLESGRRKIPVQYAKRVVGRRVFGGQSTHIPLKINTAGVIPPIFASSIIAFPATIAGFFETPWVKAIGAQLAPGSLLYTLMYVGLILFFCFFYTAVVLNPVDMADNMKKYGGFVPGIRPGQRTSDYIYNVLTKITFAGAIYLAIVCVIPEFLIYKMNVPFYFGGTSLLIVIGVGLDTAQQIESHMLMRNYEGFLGKGMAPLRGRNG
- the rplO gene encoding 50S ribosomal protein L15 is translated as MNLHDLSPARGAKKKRKRIGRGPGSGHGKTATKGHKGIKARSGGGKRPGFEGGQMPLVRRLPKFGFTNPFRTEYNVLNLKSFETWTGPSTVTPQALVDAGLVKRKRLQIKILGNGELTKPLVIQAHKFSESAKAKIQAAGGRVEVIGGA